The following are encoded in a window of Tissierellales bacterium genomic DNA:
- a CDS encoding sigma-70 family RNA polymerase sigma factor yields KCIENEILMYLRKTNKIKNEISFDEPLNIDWDGNELLLSDILGTEGDIIYKYIEDEVDRELLNQAIQKLSYREKTIVELRFGLINGVEQTQKEVADLLGISQSYISRLEKRIIKRLQKEMSRLI; encoded by the coding sequence AAGTGTATAGAAAATGAAATTCTCATGTATCTAAGGAAAACAAATAAAATAAAAAATGAAATTTCTTTTGATGAACCATTAAATATTGATTGGGATGGAAATGAACTCTTATTATCTGATATATTAGGTACAGAAGGAGATATTATCTATAAATATATAGAAGACGAAGTAGATAGGGAATTGTTAAATCAGGCGATTCAGAAACTATCCTATAGGGAGAAAACAATTGTAGAATTGAGATTTGGATTAATAAATGGGGTGGAACAAACACAAAAAGAAGTGGCAGATTTACTAGGAATCTCTCAATCCTATATATCAAGATTAGAAAAAAGAATAATAAAGAGGCTCCAAAAAGAAATGAGCCGACTAATATAA